GTTATGCTCTACGACTGACGTAGACTATGCACTACGACCGACGTAGGTTATGCTCTACGACTGACGTAGACTATGCTCTACGGCTGACGTAGACTATGCTCTACGGCTGACGTAGACGAGGGGCTTTGCCTGCCGTAGAGCCGTTGTTATGCGGCCGGAGTGAGCGGTTTATCAAATTTGCCCGTTTTAAGGGTTTTGCTTTTTTGCGATGAACCGATTATCTTCGTTCGTACCTCGATGTAATACGTTCCTGCCGCCAAATCTGCGGGAATGATGGCCATAAGGCGGGCAGGTTTGTTTTCGGCGATGACGGAGGCACGGACGGGGTTTCCCGTTTCCGGCACAAAGAAAATGCCTTGAGAGGCGTCTTTGGCGTCGAACTTGAGGCGGCTTCCGGTAATTTGTACAATGCCGCCTTTGGTCAGTACTTCGTTCGTTTTGCCGGAAACGATGTCGGTAACTTCGGTTATGTAGGGGTCGGTGCCGGCGGCTTCGGTCTTTTCGCATTTGACCTTGGTTACAGCGTCGCGAAGGAGCGTACCTGCGGTCATGTTCAAGTTGACCGTGTGCCGTTTTTTGTCGAAGGCGTCGTTTGCCCCGTTGAATACGCCCGCAATAGTCAAAGCGGTGTTGAATAAAGGCGTGTTGAGCGCCGAACCGTCTTTGATAAGGCTTGCGCAGACTTCGCCGTAGACTTGCAGCGTGGCGGCTACGTCTGCCCGCGTAATGGTGGTGCCCTTGTCCATCATAAGGTCGATAATCTCGTCAAGGGTGTACGAGCGCACGTCCTGCGCCTGCGCCATGTAGTCGTCCGGCGCAGGGGTGAGTAAGTTTTCGCGAAGCGAGTATTTCAGCATCTTTATCCTCCATGTTAGGGGGAGGGACAAACCCCCGTTCAGAGCAGGGGTTGTTTCCCTCCCCCTATGACCCCCTCCCTTTTCCTCGCGCTGTTTAGGGGCGCTGCCCCTAAAAACCCCGACGTGTTCAAGGCTTCGGGGGGTTATTCTGTTTTTTTGGATTGACGGGTCTCAATCCGTAAGACCTAATGTACGCCGCACAGGACGTGCGGTGGTTTAAGCGTACGATGTTTTAGGCGGTAAGCCTAAAACTCGCGGTTAGTAAATGTACAAGGACGTACATTTACTAACCTGACATCCTGTCCGCCGCGGCCTGTTCTCTTAAATGTCTTCCTCAAGATAGCCGGCCATTTTTTTCATCTTCCAGTGCTTTGCTTTTGCTCCGTCAAAGGCGGCTTTAAGGCTTTCGGGAGCGCTGAAGTTTTTGCAGTTACCTTCGCTTATCTCCGTAGCATAAAGCACAGCCGCTGCATCGTCGCTTACCTCATGGGTCGGCAAATCGTTAAAGATTTTTATGAACGCATCGGCATTAAGCTTATTTTGGTAGCATATCAGGCTTTTCAAAGCGGTGCAGCCTTTCACGTTAAGGGTGGTAAGCTGATTGTTTCGGCAGTAAAGCTTTTGCAATGCGGTTAAACCGTGCACGTCAAGGGTGCTAAGCTTATTGGTGTGGCAGATAAGCTCTTGCAAAGCAGTTAAGCCTAACACATCAAGGTCGGTAAGCTGATTGTTTCGGCAGTAAAGCTTTTGCAATGCGGTTAAGCCGTGCACGTCAAGGGTGCTAAGCTTATTGCCTGAGCAGTTAAGCTTTTGCAATTTGGTTAAGTTTTGCACGTTAAGCTCAGGTATCTTATTGTCGCTGCAGTTAAGCTCTTGCAATGCAGTGCATTTTGACACGTTAAGGGCGGTGAGCTGATTGTTTCGGCAGATAAGCTCTTGCAATACAGTGCAGCCTGACACGTTAAGGGCGGTAAGCCGATTGGCGTTGCAGTAAAGCTTTTGCAATGCGGTTAAGCCGTGCACGTCAAGGGCGAT
The DNA window shown above is from Treponema denticola and carries:
- a CDS encoding DNA-binding domain-containing protein, translated to MLKYSLRENLLTPAPDDYMAQAQDVRSYTLDEIIDLMMDKGTTITRADVAATLQVYGEVCASLIKDGSALNTPLFNTALTIAGVFNGANDAFDKKRHTVNLNMTAGTLLRDAVTKVKCEKTEAAGTDPYITEVTDIVSGKTNEVLTKGGIVQITGSRLKFDAKDASQGIFFVPETGNPVRASVIAENKPARLMAIIPADLAAGTYYIEVRTKIIGSSQKSKTLKTGKFDKPLTPAA